The following proteins come from a genomic window of Pseudomonas putida:
- a CDS encoding MerR family transcriptional regulator encodes MNEATFTDLLPMRDVVSLTGVNPVTLRAWERRHGLIRPQRTDGGHRLYTAQDVQHIRDILRWTASGLPISKVSEMLARRRDAYEQTVEPAADGFAAWRAAVLRATQAFDGQALEGIHGQLFTLFPKTTVLLDVLMPVWRTLQSGSSYGQRSQWLFLDAFLRARLLLRLQLNQANAPRVLLADTGGSAELELLCNGLLLSSEQQRIDVLSSEQPLEELPLLCAAIAPAALVVLVQPPVSRGLADRLRALQMDIACPLALLGDGLAESATALKGIPLRLLDGRGGEAGAMLNALLRGALELSPTQRAEGEESIEHHL; translated from the coding sequence ATGAACGAAGCCACCTTCACCGACCTGTTGCCAATGCGTGACGTTGTCAGCCTGACCGGAGTCAACCCGGTGACCTTGCGTGCCTGGGAGCGGCGGCATGGCCTGATCCGGCCGCAGCGCACCGATGGCGGTCATCGCCTTTACACCGCACAGGATGTTCAGCACATCCGCGACATACTGCGCTGGACCGCCAGTGGCCTGCCGATCAGCAAAGTAAGCGAAATGCTGGCCAGACGGCGAGACGCATACGAGCAAACGGTTGAACCGGCTGCCGATGGCTTTGCCGCGTGGCGTGCTGCCGTGCTACGTGCAACCCAGGCGTTCGATGGCCAGGCGCTCGAGGGTATTCACGGGCAGCTTTTCACGCTGTTTCCCAAAACCACGGTGTTGCTCGACGTACTGATGCCTGTATGGCGCACATTACAGTCGGGCAGCTCATACGGCCAGCGTAGCCAGTGGCTGTTTCTCGATGCCTTTCTGCGCGCCCGGTTGCTGCTGCGCCTGCAGTTGAACCAGGCCAACGCCCCGCGCGTGCTGCTGGCCGATACAGGGGGCAGTGCTGAGCTTGAACTGCTGTGCAACGGCTTGCTGCTGAGCAGTGAGCAGCAGCGTATTGACGTGCTGAGCAGCGAACAACCATTGGAGGAATTGCCCCTGTTGTGTGCAGCCATTGCGCCCGCCGCGCTGGTGGTGCTGGTGCAGCCCCCTGTGAGCCGTGGCCTGGCAGATCGTCTGCGCGCCTTGCAGATGGATATCGCCTGCCCATTGGCGCTGCTGGGTGATGGCCTGGCCGAGTCGGCCACTGCACTGAAGGGAATTCCGCTGAGGCTGTTGGATGGGCGGGGTGGCGAGGCAGGCGCGATGCTCAATGCCTTGCTCAGGGGGGCGCTGGAGCTCTCGCCCACCCAGCGTGCAGAAGGGGAGGAAAGCATTGAGCACCACCTCTAG
- a CDS encoding PAS domain S-box protein: MIDAKLLQLMVEASNDGIVIAEQEGNDSILIYVNPAFERLTGYAADDILYQDCRFLQGQDHDQEALDAIRQAIRDGRPSCQVLRNYRKDGSLFWNELSISPIRNEADQLTYYIGIQRDVTAQVFAEERVRELEAEVAQLRRQLDDRDS, from the coding sequence ATGATCGACGCAAAACTCCTGCAATTGATGGTCGAGGCGTCCAACGACGGCATCGTCATTGCCGAGCAGGAAGGAAACGACAGCATCCTCATCTACGTCAACCCCGCCTTCGAGCGCCTGACCGGCTACGCAGCCGATGACATTCTCTATCAGGATTGCCGCTTCCTGCAGGGCCAGGACCATGACCAGGAAGCGCTGGATGCCATTCGCCAGGCCATCCGGGACGGGCGCCCGAGCTGCCAGGTACTGCGCAATTACCGCAAGGACGGCAGCCTGTTCTGGAATGAACTGTCGATTTCGCCAATACGAAACGAGGCCGATCAATTGACGTATTACATTGGTATACAGCGTGACGTCACGGCCCAAGTGTTCGCCGAGGAGAGAGTACGAGAGCTGGAAGCAGAGGTCGCCCAGTTAAGGCGACAACTGGATGATAGGGACAGCTGA
- a CDS encoding nuclear transport factor 2 family protein translates to MSSYLQTFAERFASLDANNLDRLGDLYSEDVTFRDPLHKIDGLSDLRAYFAELYANTQEVRYTFEGTDEVQPGHGYIRWTLHFRHPRLANGRLISLQGCSHLLWHERVHFHQDYFDAGALLYEHVPVVGSAVRWLKGRLA, encoded by the coding sequence ATGTCCAGCTATCTGCAAACCTTCGCCGAACGCTTTGCCAGCCTCGATGCGAACAATCTCGACCGTCTGGGTGACTTGTACAGCGAGGATGTCACGTTCCGCGACCCACTGCACAAGATCGACGGGCTGAGCGACCTGCGCGCCTACTTTGCTGAGCTCTACGCCAACACCCAGGAGGTGCGTTACACCTTCGAGGGTACCGACGAGGTCCAACCGGGCCACGGCTACATTCGCTGGACCCTGCATTTTCGCCACCCACGCCTGGCCAACGGGCGCCTGATCAGCCTGCAGGGTTGCAGCCACCTTCTCTGGCACGAACGCGTGCACTTCCATCAAGACTACTTCGACGCCGGTGCACTGCTTTACGAGCATGTGCCGGTGGTAGGCAGCGCTGTCCGTTGGCTCAAGGGGAGGCTCGCATGA
- a CDS encoding SDR family NAD(P)-dependent oxidoreductase: protein MSRCWLTGASSGIGAALAQQLLEQGHQVALGARQAENLAPLTAQFPQQTLLAIGDISDPRQVADVAAHIERSWGGLDLVILNAGTCEYLEPGHFDPDLVERVVRTNLIGVSHCLHAALPLLRRGQRPHLVVIGSSVSWLALPRAGAYGASKAAVRYLIESLRIDLVNEGIDVTLISPGFVDTPLTRRNDFPMPQIWSAERAARHIVVRLPKRLLEINFPGVFTVVLRLLGAMPVRWRLKLGQRLARKQQD from the coding sequence ATGAGCCGCTGCTGGCTGACTGGCGCCAGCAGCGGCATCGGTGCCGCGCTGGCGCAACAGCTGCTGGAACAGGGGCATCAGGTTGCGCTGGGTGCTCGGCAGGCCGAAAACCTGGCGCCGTTGACCGCGCAGTTTCCCCAGCAGACATTGCTGGCTATCGGCGATATCAGTGACCCTCGGCAGGTCGCTGATGTTGCCGCACACATTGAACGCAGCTGGGGCGGGCTCGACCTGGTGATTCTCAATGCAGGCACCTGTGAGTACCTGGAACCGGGCCATTTCGACCCGGACCTGGTCGAACGCGTAGTGCGCACCAACCTGATTGGCGTCAGTCACTGCCTGCACGCTGCCCTGCCCTTGCTGCGGCGTGGCCAACGCCCGCACCTGGTGGTCATCGGCAGCTCGGTGTCCTGGCTGGCGCTGCCCCGTGCCGGGGCCTACGGTGCCTCCAAAGCGGCCGTGCGCTACCTGATCGAATCGCTGCGCATCGACCTGGTCAACGAGGGCATCGATGTCACGCTGATCAGCCCTGGCTTTGTCGATACGCCATTGACCCGTCGCAATGACTTCCCCATGCCCCAGATCTGGAGTGCAGAACGCGCCGCCAGGCACATTGTCGTGCGCTTACCCAAGCGCCTGCTAGAAATCAACTTCCCCGGTGTATTCACTGTGGTGCTGCGCCTGCTGGGCGCAATGCCGGTGCGCTGGCGACTGAAGCTAGGCCAGCGCCTGGCACGTAAGCAACAGGACTGA
- a CDS encoding NAD(P)/FAD-dependent oxidoreductase, translated as MRIAIIGSGIAGLTCAYLLSRRHEVTVFEAADWIGGHTHTVDVQWGGQQYAVDTGFIVFNDWTYPHFIRLLDQLKVASRPTEMSFSVHDPRSGFEYNGHDLNTLFAQRSNLLSPGFWGMLRDILRFNRKVLADLDSQRIDEATTLGGYLQTQGYGQRFIDHYIVPMGSAIWSMSRADMLGFPLQFFVRFCRNHGLLSVSNRPQWRVIEGGSRSYLAPLCKPFAERIRLNCPVDRVSRDEGGVTVFSAAGSERFDNVVFACHSDQALALLEAPSADERAVLGAITYASNDVVLHTDTRLLPTRRKAWASWNYRLGGPQQAPAALTYAMNILQGIEAPVTFCVSLNQTALVDPTQILARFNYAHPQYSLVALAAQARQAELQGRQHSYFCGAYWANGFHEDGVVSALKVAEFFGESL; from the coding sequence ATGCGCATCGCAATCATCGGTAGCGGTATTGCCGGCCTTACTTGTGCCTATCTGCTCTCTCGGCGGCATGAAGTCACTGTATTCGAGGCCGCCGACTGGATTGGTGGCCACACGCATACTGTCGATGTCCAATGGGGTGGCCAACAGTACGCAGTGGACACCGGTTTTATCGTCTTCAACGACTGGACCTACCCGCACTTCATCCGCCTGCTCGACCAGCTCAAAGTTGCCTCCAGGCCCACTGAAATGAGCTTTTCGGTACATGACCCGCGTAGCGGTTTCGAATACAACGGCCATGACCTGAACACGCTGTTCGCCCAGCGCAGCAACCTGTTATCGCCAGGCTTCTGGGGCATGCTGCGCGATATCCTGCGCTTCAACCGCAAGGTCCTTGCCGACCTGGACAGCCAGCGTATCGACGAAGCCACCACCCTGGGTGGCTACCTGCAGACGCAGGGATATGGCCAGCGCTTCATCGACCACTACATCGTGCCGATGGGCTCGGCTATCTGGTCGATGTCACGCGCCGACATGCTCGGTTTTCCGCTGCAGTTCTTCGTGCGCTTTTGCCGTAACCACGGCCTTCTATCGGTGAGCAACCGCCCGCAATGGCGGGTGATCGAGGGTGGCTCGCGCAGTTACCTGGCACCGTTGTGCAAGCCATTTGCCGAGCGCATCCGCCTCAACTGCCCTGTTGACCGTGTCAGCCGTGACGAAGGCGGCGTGACCGTGTTCAGCGCAGCCGGCAGCGAGCGCTTCGACAACGTGGTGTTCGCCTGCCACAGCGATCAGGCTTTGGCCTTGCTGGAGGCGCCCAGTGCCGATGAGCGCGCAGTACTCGGCGCCATCACCTATGCCAGTAACGATGTGGTGCTGCACACCGACACCCGACTGCTGCCAACCCGACGCAAAGCCTGGGCCAGTTGGAACTACCGACTCGGCGGCCCGCAGCAGGCACCGGCCGCGCTGACCTACGCGATGAACATCCTGCAAGGTATCGAAGCGCCGGTGACCTTCTGCGTGAGCCTGAACCAGACCGCGCTGGTGGACCCGACGCAGATCCTCGCCCGCTTCAACTACGCGCACCCGCAGTACAGCCTCGTCGCCCTCGCGGCCCAGGCCCGACAGGCTGAACTGCAGGGCCGACAGCACAGCTACTTCTGCGGCGCCTACTGGGCCAACGGCTTCCACGAGGACGGCGTGGTCAGCGCCTTGAAAGTGGCTGAGTTTTTTGGGGAAAGCTTGTGA
- a CDS encoding DUF1365 domain-containing protein has product MISSLCHGWVSHRRLTPRPHAFRYRIGMFYLDLDEQPRLLSLSRWLGRSRLAPLSWRESDYLPALTRNGMPLAQAARQLVGQATGQTPEGAVHLLTQPRCWGLSFNPVSVYFCHDHAGQLQAILLEVRNTPWRERFHYVLPVQDGLSTGFSVAKAFHVSPFMPLDMEYRLRFLLDARRVHVHMENWRKGQKVFDADLALQRGPLDRAALHRHILSFPWMSLRTVAAIYWQALQLLLKRTPIHDHSASLGNLSLGQAASKELDDDRAHPER; this is encoded by the coding sequence GTGATCAGCAGCCTGTGCCACGGCTGGGTCAGCCATAGGCGCCTGACACCGCGCCCGCATGCCTTCCGCTATCGGATCGGCATGTTCTACCTGGACCTGGATGAACAACCCCGCCTGCTCAGCCTCAGCCGCTGGCTAGGGCGGTCGCGACTGGCGCCGCTGAGCTGGCGCGAAAGCGATTACCTGCCGGCGCTTACCCGCAATGGCATGCCATTGGCCCAGGCCGCTCGGCAATTGGTCGGCCAGGCCACCGGGCAAACGCCTGAAGGCGCCGTACACCTGCTAACCCAGCCGCGCTGCTGGGGGCTTTCGTTCAACCCGGTGAGTGTCTACTTCTGCCACGACCACGCCGGCCAGCTGCAGGCGATCCTGCTGGAGGTGCGCAACACGCCATGGCGCGAGCGCTTTCACTACGTATTGCCGGTGCAAGACGGCCTGTCTACCGGGTTTTCCGTGGCCAAGGCGTTCCATGTGTCGCCGTTCATGCCCCTGGACATGGAGTATCGCCTGCGTTTCTTGCTTGATGCGCGGCGCGTTCACGTCCACATGGAAAATTGGCGCAAGGGGCAAAAGGTGTTCGATGCCGACCTTGCGCTGCAACGCGGGCCGCTGGATCGCGCCGCCCTGCACCGCCATATCCTGAGCTTCCCCTGGATGAGCCTGCGTACCGTAGCGGCCATCTACTGGCAGGCCTTGCAGCTACTGCTCAAGCGCACGCCCATCCACGACCATAGCGCCAGCCTGGGTAACCTGAGCCTGGGCCAAGCCGCCTCCAAGGAGTTAGATGATGACCGAGCCCACCCTGAGCGTTAG
- a CDS encoding SAM-dependent methyltransferase: MTEPTLSVSKSTGLTPLLGNLARTAVLAQLRGLARGSLRVICNDRQWTFGEAGSALHAQVEIVDEAAWSLVASNGSIGAGEGYIHGYWRTPDLAAVTRVFVANLEVLDAMEGGLARLARPALHLLHRLNRNSRRGSRRNILAHYDLGNALFERLLDPTMMYSAAQFESAEQTLEQAQLNKLERICQKLELQPHEHLLEIGTGWGSLAIHAATKYGCRVTTTTLSEAQYAHTLQRVQALGLTQRITVLREDYRDLSGRFDKLVSIEMIEAVGHRYLPTYFRQCAALLKEDGLMLLQAITIRDQRYAQARRSVDFIQRYIFPGGALPSLSVLLDTASRKTGLNLLHMEDFGQDYARTLRHWRDNLRQARTALKELGYDETFQRLWEFYLCYCQGGFEERAIGVAQLLWAAPQARRAPLPGA, encoded by the coding sequence ATGACCGAGCCCACCCTGAGCGTTAGCAAGTCCACCGGCCTGACACCGCTGCTTGGCAACCTGGCCAGAACCGCCGTGCTGGCCCAGTTGCGCGGCTTGGCCCGCGGCAGTTTGCGAGTCATCTGCAATGATCGTCAGTGGACCTTCGGTGAAGCCGGCAGTGCTCTGCACGCCCAGGTCGAAATCGTTGACGAGGCCGCTTGGAGCCTGGTCGCCAGTAATGGCTCGATCGGCGCCGGGGAAGGCTATATCCATGGCTACTGGCGCACACCCGACCTGGCCGCAGTCACCCGTGTGTTCGTCGCCAACCTCGAGGTGCTCGATGCCATGGAGGGCGGGTTGGCCCGCCTGGCACGCCCGGCCCTGCACTTGCTGCACCGGCTCAACCGCAACAGCCGACGCGGTTCACGGCGCAACATCCTGGCCCATTACGACCTGGGCAACGCCTTGTTCGAACGCCTGCTCGACCCAACCATGATGTACTCGGCGGCGCAGTTCGAGAGCGCCGAGCAAACCCTGGAGCAGGCGCAACTGAACAAGCTTGAACGCATCTGCCAGAAGCTCGAACTCCAACCCCACGAACACCTGCTGGAAATCGGCACCGGCTGGGGCAGCCTGGCCATCCATGCTGCCACTAAGTATGGCTGCCGCGTCACCACCACGACGCTGTCCGAGGCGCAGTACGCCCATACCCTGCAACGGGTGCAAGCGCTGGGCCTTACGCAACGCATCACGGTGCTGCGCGAGGACTACCGCGACCTGAGCGGGCGCTTCGACAAGCTGGTTTCGATCGAGATGATCGAAGCCGTCGGCCACCGTTACCTGCCCACCTACTTCCGCCAGTGCGCCGCACTGCTCAAGGAGGATGGCCTGATGCTGCTGCAGGCCATCACCATTCGCGACCAGCGTTACGCCCAGGCGCGGCGTTCGGTGGACTTCATCCAGCGCTACATATTCCCAGGCGGTGCGCTGCCATCACTGAGCGTGCTGCTGGACACCGCCAGCCGCAAGACCGGGTTGAACCTGTTGCATATGGAGGACTTTGGCCAGGACTATGCGCGCACCTTGCGCCACTGGCGCGATAACCTGCGCCAGGCGCGCACGGCACTCAAGGAACTGGGTTACGACGAAACGTTCCAGCGCCTGTGGGAGTTCTACCTGTGTTACTGCCAGGGTGGTTTCGAGGAGCGTGCCATTGGCGTGGCGCAATTGCTGTGGGCCGCGCCGCAAGCCCGTCGGGCGCCTTTGCCAGGTGCCTGA
- a CDS encoding DUF2878 domain-containing protein — protein sequence MSRTWLIANAVWLQAGWWVCVLGAHKPWLLALVPLGLALHLGYCHERRAEVRALLAIGLAGCLLDSLLGALGVFAFAQWPLPGWLALMWLVLASGLRHSLAWAARPLWLGGMLGLFGGPLAYLAGARLAGVELPMGPLPTALILAPIWAVAFPLMLRLARAA from the coding sequence ATGTCACGTACCTGGCTTATCGCCAACGCAGTGTGGTTGCAGGCTGGCTGGTGGGTGTGTGTACTCGGCGCCCACAAGCCCTGGCTGCTTGCTCTGGTACCGTTAGGCCTGGCGCTGCATTTGGGTTATTGCCATGAGCGTCGCGCAGAAGTGCGTGCGCTGCTGGCGATAGGGCTTGCAGGATGTCTATTGGACAGTCTGCTGGGGGCATTGGGGGTATTCGCTTTTGCCCAGTGGCCCCTGCCCGGCTGGCTGGCCCTTATGTGGCTGGTGTTGGCCAGCGGGTTACGCCACAGCCTGGCTTGGGCTGCCCGCCCTCTGTGGCTCGGGGGGATGCTTGGACTTTTCGGTGGGCCGTTGGCCTACCTGGCGGGGGCGCGGCTAGCCGGTGTGGAACTGCCGATGGGTCCCCTGCCTACCGCCCTGATACTGGCACCGATCTGGGCGGTGGCATTTCCGTTGATGCTACGTCTGGCGAGAGCAGCCTGA
- a CDS encoding DUF3833 domain-containing protein has protein sequence MRRVLLLVGCLLLGSCGNVEVDHYAREKPALDLVTFFSVPVQAWGMFQNRSGEVVKRFDVRIDSRREGDRLILDEHFVYSDGTRQRRIWTLTPDGPGRWRGRAGDVIGEARGEVAGNALHWRYRLDLPVDGRHWEMDIDDWMYLMDEDTLINRSSMRKLGVEVGQITLFFRRLPTTSP, from the coding sequence ATGCGAAGAGTGTTGCTATTGGTTGGCTGCTTGCTGCTCGGCAGTTGCGGCAATGTCGAAGTCGACCATTACGCCCGTGAAAAGCCGGCGCTCGACCTGGTCACGTTCTTCTCCGTGCCGGTGCAGGCCTGGGGCATGTTCCAGAATCGCTCGGGGGAGGTGGTCAAACGCTTCGATGTGCGCATCGACAGCCGCCGCGAAGGTGACCGGCTGATCCTTGACGAGCACTTTGTGTACAGCGACGGTACGCGTCAGCGGCGCATCTGGACCCTGACCCCGGACGGCCCCGGGCGCTGGCGTGGACGTGCGGGCGATGTGATCGGCGAGGCCCGCGGCGAGGTTGCGGGCAATGCCTTGCACTGGCGCTACCGGCTGGACCTGCCGGTCGACGGCCGGCATTGGGAAATGGATATCGATGACTGGATGTACCTGATGGATGAAGACACCCTGATCAACCGCTCGAGCATGCGCAAATTGGGTGTGGAAGTCGGGCAGATCACCTTGTTTTTCCGCCGCCTGCCAACGACATCGCCGTGA
- a CDS encoding chalcone isomerase family protein: protein MAMRSTIPALNLFVLAAALAVMPPAVADWRPAVPEARSVGSGEFTWFGLRVYTARLWSAGSPQGWSEPFALELLYHRGLSREALVQASLDEMRRLSDRPLPEATLARWEQAMNEAFVDVRPGMRITGVYLPGQGSRFYVDGQLRREIADPAFARAFFAIWLDPRARDPQLRQRLLGLAGNDQGD, encoded by the coding sequence ATGGCCATGCGAAGCACTATCCCAGCCCTCAATCTGTTCGTGCTTGCCGCTGCGCTTGCTGTCATGCCACCCGCGGTGGCGGACTGGCGGCCAGCGGTGCCCGAGGCGCGCAGCGTCGGCAGCGGTGAGTTCACCTGGTTTGGCCTGCGTGTCTATACCGCCCGTTTGTGGAGCGCCGGCTCGCCGCAGGGCTGGAGTGAGCCGTTTGCCCTGGAACTTCTTTACCACCGGGGGTTATCACGCGAGGCGTTGGTGCAGGCCAGTCTGGATGAAATGCGTCGCCTGAGCGACCGTCCTTTACCCGAGGCCACTCTTGCGCGTTGGGAGCAAGCTATGAATGAAGCGTTCGTCGATGTGCGCCCGGGCATGCGCATCACCGGGGTGTACCTGCCGGGGCAGGGCTCCCGGTTCTATGTCGATGGTCAACTGCGTCGCGAAATCGCCGACCCGGCGTTTGCCAGGGCATTTTTTGCCATCTGGCTGGACCCGCGGGCCCGGGACCCTCAATTGCGCCAGCGCCTGCTCGGCCTGGCCGGTAATGATCAAGGAGATTGA
- a CDS encoding MFS transporter, with protein sequence MPPIPHASMGSKIRDAFAVGKTRWGMLALVFFATTLNYIDRAALGIMQPMLAKDMSWTAMDYANINFWFQVGYAIGFLLQGRLIDKIGVKRAFFMAVLLWSLATGAHGLATSAAGFMVCRFILGLTEAANYPACVKTTRLWFPAGERAIATGLFNAGTNVGAMVTPALLPVILAAWGWQAAFIAMGCLGLVWVVFWGLKYFNPEEHPTVRQSELEYIQREAEPEAVRVPFSRIMRMRGTWAFAVAFAITAPVFWFYLYWLPPFLNQQYNLGISVTQMGIPLILIWLTADFGSIGGGILSSWLIGRGVRATRARLISMFIFACTMISVTFAANASGLWVAVLAIAVAVGAHQAWTANIWSLLMDYTPKHLISTVFGFGSMCAAIGGMFMTQIVGTVLTVTNNNYAVLFTMIPAMYFIALVWLYFMAPRKVEAA encoded by the coding sequence ATGCCTCCTATTCCCCATGCTTCCATGGGCAGCAAGATTCGCGACGCCTTTGCTGTCGGCAAGACGCGCTGGGGCATGCTCGCCCTGGTGTTCTTCGCCACCACACTGAACTACATCGACCGTGCCGCCCTCGGCATCATGCAGCCCATGCTGGCCAAGGACATGAGCTGGACGGCGATGGACTACGCCAATATAAACTTCTGGTTCCAGGTGGGTTACGCCATCGGCTTCCTGCTGCAGGGCCGGTTGATCGACAAAATCGGCGTAAAACGCGCATTTTTCATGGCGGTACTGCTCTGGAGCCTGGCCACCGGTGCCCATGGCCTTGCCACATCGGCCGCAGGCTTCATGGTCTGCCGCTTCATCCTCGGCCTGACCGAAGCCGCCAACTATCCGGCTTGTGTGAAGACCACGCGGCTGTGGTTCCCCGCGGGTGAAAGGGCCATCGCCACCGGGCTGTTCAACGCCGGTACCAACGTTGGCGCGATGGTCACCCCGGCGCTGCTGCCAGTGATCCTGGCCGCCTGGGGCTGGCAGGCCGCCTTTATCGCCATGGGTTGCCTGGGCCTGGTCTGGGTGGTGTTCTGGGGCTTGAAATACTTCAACCCTGAAGAGCACCCGACTGTGCGCCAGAGCGAGCTGGAGTACATCCAGCGTGAGGCCGAGCCTGAGGCGGTACGTGTGCCCTTCAGCCGCATCATGCGCATGCGCGGTACCTGGGCCTTCGCGGTGGCGTTCGCGATCACCGCACCGGTGTTCTGGTTCTACCTGTACTGGCTGCCACCTTTTCTCAACCAGCAGTACAACTTGGGCATCAGCGTGACCCAGATGGGCATACCGCTGATCCTGATCTGGCTCACGGCCGACTTCGGCAGCATTGGCGGCGGCATCCTGTCGTCCTGGCTGATAGGCCGTGGGGTACGCGCCACACGGGCACGCCTGATATCGATGTTCATCTTCGCCTGCACCATGATCAGCGTGACCTTCGCCGCCAACGCCAGTGGCCTGTGGGTAGCGGTGCTTGCCATTGCCGTGGCGGTCGGCGCGCACCAGGCCTGGACGGCGAATATATGGAGCCTGCTGATGGATTACACGCCCAAGCACCTGATAAGCACGGTGTTCGGCTTTGGCAGCATGTGTGCGGCCATCGGCGGCATGTTCATGACGCAGATCGTCGGCACCGTGCTGACGGTTACCAATAACAACTACGCAGTGCTGTTCACCATGATCCCGGCGATGTATTTCATTGCACTTGTGTGGTTGTACTTCATGGCGCCGCGCAAGGTCGAAGCGGCGTAA